cgtgatatgtatatattacataGAGTAAAAAATAGAGTAGAATTTTCAACGTAAAATTTGGTCCTCTTCTTTCCCCATGCTTTTTTGCCTTGTGCTTGCACTTATCAAATCCTACTTCAACACTCCAGACGGTTTTCGACTCTGGTTACCATCAtaatagattttaaattaaggtaaattacaaccacctcTTGCCATGACCAAAATTTGATCTGCCCAACCTTTTGTTGCCATGGTCCACTCTCCACTCAGCCCACTCTCTCCGTAATCCACTCACCTTCTCTGTAATCCACGCCGCTATTTTCCTTCTTGAATTCTTCCTTTACCGCTCTAATCTCTCACTGCTATTAATGGCCTCTCTCTATAAATACTTCTTCCTCCATGCATCTAATACACGATCTAACAGACAGAACAAAAACCTTCCCCCCTTTCTCCTATACTAGTAATAGTGTTCTTCGAACcctttaattgaaaattttagtggTTCGGGTGACTGAGGCTGTTTTTGAGTGGTTGAAGCCTTTGGTGGCTGTTTGAGTAGTTGAAGCCTTCGTGGCTTGTGTTGGGTATAGCAACCGTGTGTAGTTGCTGACCTAAGCGATGTGGGTTTCTCACCGGATTTAGCTCCCCTGAGCCTTTTATTTAGTTCTTGgtttactatttataattactcttTCATTACatgtattatcttttttatattattagatTCGATATTATTCTTGTAGTATTTGTTATTGTAATATGGACCTGTATTAAGAATTTTTGTAATCCactaattttctgtaataatttgatttagatttatttatttggactCATCATTGCTGGGATAAATTCCCTGCAAGCTCAATACAATAGGCGAATTCCTAATCAATATGTTTAGATCTGCATGATTCCTTGTaatgaaaactaaaaatatcaaattcgttatatcttttatttcatttaatatatatcacaaatacaaaaattatgttatcttcaattagaaaaaattatacacgTAATATGTGTATGttatatagaataaaaaataggaataatttcatttacacTCCTTCACTTATTGCATTTTTATACAAGCCATTCCcaccttttaaaaaaaaaatagaaaccaCCCCCAACAACcattaatattcaaaaatgTCCCTGTTGACTAggtcaatttttaaaataatttttcaaagacaGAAATGATCTTAGGGTGTTTCTGCAATTATCAAAAGATAGAAGGGgtgtcaaagtaatatttatgaaaatgagtAATATGatcccatatatatttttattattcaatctaatttttaattttaatttaaatcattttattaactttttttttatctctatataaaattgcatcctttaaaaattaaaatattgaattatttcaattaatatataaacaaaattagttaatagattataagtttaaattaaaaaattatcacatttgtataaattatttgaaattaaaaaactagctgtcctctatttttatttataactaaattttactaaattaaaaaataatttattattttatataaatttaattaaaattaataaaataaattaatttatttattcaacaGATATTTTAACGAAATGGGGGTTAGGGTGGGCTGGTGGTGTATTTGGGGAAGaagggataatttttttaaaataaataattagttattttattaattctaatatgatttatataaaatacataagttatttttaatttttattttagtaaaatttaataattttactaaaagggataatttatatattaattaaataatttaatatttttattattaaaggTGCAATTCTATATagagattcaataaaaaaaattaaataatgaaaaaacatGGGTTATGTTACtcatcttaaaaaattactttgagATCCCTTCtacctttttataattataaaaacgcCCCTAAGAGCATttctgttttgaaaaattattttaaaaattaacctAATTAACAGggacctttttttttctttaagaatCACCAGGGGCATTTGTAGATTTTAAAAGTTGTCAGaggtaatttttataatttttgaaaagataaaaaataatttatgtaaaaaaacaacaaagcaaagaatataattataattatttttaaaaaatattaaagaattaaaataaaaaattcgaatCGATTCGAGAAAAAGAcacaaaaaacataataaatagaGGTCCACAAGTAAAAGCTATTATTAGGGGTTTGAAAGGCATCACAGGAAACAGGCAGAAGACAGTCAAGGGATGTATCTTTCTCTTCTGATGGAAAAGTACAATACATGTGGCAGATACctttcaaacaaataaaactaaaatactaatacattgagaaagaaaacctaaatacattataattcCATAGAAAAGAACAACAGTTTCCAGGCCACAATGCACATTTATACCCATAGATCAAACAGGAAACCATTGTCCCACCATCATTTAACCACTCTGCTGCTCTTAGATTCCAGGAAACCTACTTCTTatcttcatctttttttttttttttttttctgcaaaGAAAAGGGAGAAGAGAGTGCAGCTGTTAGATGATGCTGTAAAGATGTGAGTGTAATTTGTTGACATGATTCTTACCATTTTTGGGTCATGAAGAAGTCATGCAGGGAGTTTGGGGGTGCAGATATGGAGAGCTGAGTTCTGTGGCTTGATGACAGGTTTTCATCTGGATTAGGCCAAGAATCTTTGTGTTTAGGTGGGAGTTCATCAAGGAAGTGGTGCATGACTTTCTTGGGCTGATCATGATCCCTCTGATCAGGGTTCAAAAGCATATCAGTGTTGTAGTAATGGTTTTGATCATGGTTATGCTGGTCTGTAAGGATTTggagctgctgctgctgcctGTTTTCCAGGCCAGAAGAATATGTTGAACCCATTGTCAGGGGTACCAGTTGCCAAGAAGAATCAATGTTCACAGAGGAATTATCAGAGATACTTCTCGTGGTCCCGGAATTAGGATTGGAATTAGGCTCTGATGAGAAAAATGCATGTTCATCAGTTTCTCGTTTCAGTCCATTTCCAGGTCCATAGCTGTTTCTGCACTTACACTGTTGCAGTCAATAATGtaatcacaagaaaaaaaaatgatgacaaTTTTGAACCAGCTGGAAACACGTTAATTAAGCTTAGCACAAGTGTTTGAGGGAACCTGTAATCTTTGCCTGGTGAACAAGAAGAGTAAGCACTATTGGATTCCAGGAAAAACCCGACGGGGTTTTCTTGAGATGAGAAGGCAATCCCTGGAGGCCTGGAGGAATTAGAGAAATGGGGATAAGGAAAGTGGGATTCCAGGGATGGGTGTGCGTTCTTGGTGATTGATGTGTTGCTGATTGCTTTTGTTGGCGCTTGTGAGAGAATTTCCACAGGCTTTCTTGAACGGTTTCTGCCTCTGTGCATGTGCCTTTCGCAGTACTTGGAATCTGGATAAGCCTCTTTTGAGCACCTCCATTTCTTTCCATCTGTTCTTCTGCACCTCCCAGGCTCAGGGTCTACTTTCCTCCCAAATCCCATGTGAAACCCGTTCCATCCAACTGCAGACACAATCAACACAAAAGTCCCATTTCAAATCACACAAACAAGAATCAAACCATGAAAGAAAAGGGTTTatgaatttcatatatatatatatatatatatatatatatatatataaagagagagagagagagagaacggGGGGTGGTGGTGAAGAGAAGATCTTGGGGAATGGGCATTCCAGAGACCATGTATTTGAAAACAAGAGCTTGGTGTTCAAGTTCTTCCCACTGGGATGCAGTGAAAGGGAACCTACTACTTCTTCCAccattcatcatcatcatcatctctcCCCAACCACAACCTGACGATCAGTTCTTgagatcaaaattttcaaagaaaaattcaatcttcaaagaggaggaaaaggAGTAGTAGCAGTGAGTGAGAAATGAGAATGAGGAGAAGGGTTTTGGTTTAGTGTTGAGAGAGTTAGAGCCCTCTCTCCCTCTGCTGTATTTATTTCAGGGACCAGTTTTTGTGTTGCAGAATCTTCTGTTCATGGATAAAACTAATGGTTCTGATCACGTTGCtgtcatctctctctctctctctcagagatagatacatatatacatacactgacaccctctctctctctctctctctcctcagAGTATGCACTGTACACGTATTATGACTAGTGCAGCAGCTCTGTGGGCATCTGCTGCCATTTCTGCAACTATGCTGCTTTTATGGCAGCTCCTGTCTCTGACAAACCACAATACGGAAATTCATAAACTAAACTACTATATACCCATACTAAAACCAAGTTTTCAGAcaagataatttaattttttgggtttaAATTACgctttatctaatttttaattatatcatatgtCTTATTCACTcttccaaattaataaatataatacttactTTCTTACcattaaaaatactttaattggattgtctttatatttatatataatcttaatttaatgcaatttatctgtaatattataaataaatatttttttttatataaattataacaataatttttatgatcctgtaatttttaaaatgaatcaattcatttcttgacatgatttcttgtattttatgcgctttttctctgttttttatttttcttatttttatatttaaaaattatcgaatttgagtttaaaatttaaattcaattaatagaTCAATGGTgagattttgttaatttcGATCAAtggtatataattaaacaaatttatattatatatgtaatatatatacaattaaaatatatattttatacatacaagtaaaatgccttttttttaagaggacatacaattaaaatgttaaatatatatatttatgcaaatatataaatatatatagggagAGGGAGGGAGAGCAGCGCCGCGGCAAGGGGGAGGGGAGAGGGCGGCAACGGCGACGAAGGGGGGAGATGTGTGTGCATGAGACTGTGCGGATCATGAGAATATTTATTCTGTACATTTAGCCCCTCTTGATTAAGACGGATCATTAATtgttaagattaaaaatatataatcatagtAAATAGGCATTATCATGCCAAAGATGTACTTCCGCATATGCATTAGCACatatgaagatgtataaggatagtttgatcaagaaaaacttattttaactTGCAATAACCCGGTAATAAGTCAATGAAGAGtaactacaaatttttatacaatttttattttgctaatattaacaaacttgatgaattttgagtaATGAAAGAATTTATCTGTTggacgaaaataaatattaatgatactaaatataatttttaagtcgAGATATAAGTATAtcaaactttataaaaaaacaaaacaaaaggtgTAATTTTTCCAAACAGTAATAATGAATCACCTGAGGATCCAGACCGACACAATTGTCCTAACTCATACATCCAAAAATTTCACAACTTCCGtagaacaaaaatttaatttttgaggtTTGGGATGGGAATTATTATTAGATGGAGAAAGTACGAAAACAACATTCATTACAAGACCTACCCTCTTTCTCTTTGATTCATTCGCTTCGAGCCCCAATTTAGTTGGGCGAAGATATATTCGATGTtccacaattataaatatatccaaatatcgtatatatgtattgctattattttattttaataataattatttatttattatgtatattatcATATGTCGATGGTTGATATGTTGATCAATAGGAATATTAATATCGAGATTcatgatgaaattataattaattttgatggaaATATATCTAACTCATCAAATATAGACCGAAACATTACCCTCCCCCACCGTCCTCCTAAAAAGAAGCGTGAAATACCCAATCATGTCTAGAATCTATTTTCTAGTCGGCCGGACACGCTCCGACCCAGCTCAAACTGGGACCCAAAACCAAGACTACTTAGGAGCCCGAGTTGATGATACGTGAACTCATTCACGTACAAAGATTTAGCCTTATAAATACTCCAgctatttcaaataatagtACATTACTTTTACTTTCGCactattttatgaattttctttttgatctCTCAAACTGATTTAAACATCGAAAAATCTTTACAAAAGTCACTCCAAAGAGCGAAACGAGCTTCTTTGTTTTAAGGTCCCAAACACCCGAGAGAGGTGAATGATGTAGTTACTCCCCTACCAATAATTTAGTTAAAGTTGAGAAACAGTAAATAATAGGACAGCTAATTCAAACTTTATTACATGTTCACGAGTGGCAGAAACAGAAATGTGCAATTACTAGGGAAGCGACAGCTCATCTTTCTCAAAGCAATAAATTGTTTGTCAGTGggaagaaatattaatatcattgcTCTTCCTCACATTTCCTTTTAACTAACTTTAATGGGACCACTTAACACTCTTAACTAACATGTCTCAACGCTGATtgatatcatcaaatttttatccaattcttttttttctatttttaatatcatcaaatacagtgaattttaattaaaaaaattatttattagataggagtaaactccaaaaatattagatgtaatttttcaaaccacataaaatttatatataattacaccaaaactcaggaaaaaagagtttaattatccattctttttgtttttcaatacACGCACCCATCACACCCACGTGATGTACATACCCATATTTGAACTCAAGACCTCTGGTAGACGATCCTGAGCCCAATCCACTGGATTGTTTCATCGAGGACACAAAGTGCAAATGGTTGGAATACAGCTTGGAAATTTCACTAACAACGATGATATATATACTTCCACGACTCTTGCACAACATTAGGTTTGTCATCCCTTTGTGTCGATTTCTATATCATGAGGTTACATATAAAATGCTGTATGTTATTAGCTTCCTCAACTCTAAATGGTGCACCGACCGTGGAAGAGTGAGTCGGAGATATCACCTTCTGTGTGTGTATTCTTTCAACTGAAGCTGTTGGAGTGTACGCTGCAGGGGTCGCATTCCTGAGAGTTGATGTCCGTTTCGGCTGCTACCGTTATTCCTTCTGGAAGAAAGATAGCAGGAAGTCTGTATGTACAGAGAAGAGCTGTGTGTCCACGAAAAGCTGTAGTTCCGACACATAAACAGGAAAGTTGGGAATGTTAGCATGATACTATTGAGTCTTTCGACACTCAAAAACTAAGAGAACGTTTGGGTAAGccgatttaaaatattttataagctcataCATCTTATGAGATGTTATTAGTGCTAATCACATCTCATTTTAATAAGCACTTAaaatgtttggataaaataagattatataaCTCATAAgatgttattaatgaaaatttcgtaattaatatgattaagaaaatgaaggaattcgttaaaattttaaaataagttagaaAAAGGAACTTATAAGTtcctaatatcttatttttaaatctttaagCTCCtcctttaaaatattttaccagaGACTATAGGATATTTCAAAGAGCTTATGGGGTcacccaaacaccctcttactCAAATAATAAACCAAAATAAACGTGAACTTTAGGCGAgtatttttaaggaaaaagCCTCAACTTAAAAAAGCAGCAAGAAGAATTATACAGAGGGCACACCTTCATAAAAGGTCGACCACGACTGGGAAAAGACTCGATGAAACTCTCCTTTAATAGCAACGATACCTGAAGATCAATGGATATACTGTTGGCACTTAATTTGGTGATAAAGTAGAAAGAGTGAAGTGTGATCATGATGAGTGCCGCTAGTATACTGAATTAAGCTGCAATTTCCTTTTTCATGAACAGACGATATGAGAGGAAGAATTTAGTGATATGGTAAGAATGGCAACAGAACTAACTTTCACTAACTACAGAGTGAAAGATGATGCAAATTTATCTCAGCACGACTTTGTCCAGTTCTTCACAAATTAGCCAGATGAGTTATTCACCATACCAGATTGACAAGTAGATATACGACAGGAAATTAGTAAAATCAATCTTTAAAAGCCCTTGTTTGGGGTTCATTATTTAACAAGAAATACcaaaacttttatataattagttaagtCTTAAATCTCGGCTCAAGCTCCCAATAAGCTGAAGAGAAAGAATTGTTTGCACCCCTAATCAGTCACACGAACAGTGAACCTTGAAGTGCATAAATACTGATAGCATTTTGTTTCGCTATATTTGATTGAGCAAAAACACACTTTTTGCTTTGAAGAGTTCCAAATCTTGTCATCAAAATACCagtaattttgaaagaaacaaaCCTTGTCATCATTTGATTGAACGTTAGTAATTGTATGAGAACGAAGGTTAGAACATAGCGAATCCAAGTAAGACCGCAACTCTCCTAAGAACCCTTTGGCAGCTTCAGCCTACAAATTTTACAGGCCGAAAATCAAATCAGATAGGCAGTATCACCAATGCACATGAAACAAGAGTAGCAAGCTCTACAAGAAATCTTTCGAACAATTTGACTCGAAGTAAACAAAGTAAAATGCTTATTTATATTCGTTGTCATCTGCCAGTAAAAAGGAGGAAGTGtactctttttaattaaatggcGGAATCTAATTATCAGCTCTTTTGGGGGTATagcttttttgtattttactcTAACAAAGAAAGACTTTATAACTGTgatttaaaccaaaaaatgagaattcaGGTTGAAGAGTTTCTTTGATGTGAAGATCTGCATGCAGACAATTTCTAGTG
This Sesamum indicum cultivar Zhongzhi No. 13 linkage group LG5, S_indicum_v1.0, whole genome shotgun sequence DNA region includes the following protein-coding sequences:
- the LOC105161914 gene encoding growth-regulating factor 1, which gives rise to MGFGRKVDPEPGRCRRTDGKKWRCSKEAYPDSKYCERHMHRGRNRSRKPVEILSQAPTKAISNTSITKNAHPSLESHFPYPHFSNSSRPPGIAFSSQENPVGFFLESNSAYSSCSPGKDYRNSYGPGNGLKRETDEHAFFSSEPNSNPNSGTTRSISDNSSVNIDSSWQLVPLTMGSTYSSGLENRQQQQLQILTDQHNHDQNHYYNTDMLLNPDQRDHDQPKKVMHHFLDELPPKHKDSWPNPDENLSSSHRTQLSISAPPNSLHDFFMTQK